A single region of the Gemmatimonadaceae bacterium genome encodes:
- a CDS encoding PD40 domain-containing protein yields MRTSLIAAWLVGALLVPITAFAQAAAGGARGFYRFPAVSGNTVVFAAEGDLWSVPLGGGVAHRLTSHAAEETDPTISPDGKTLAFTARYEGPAALYTMPLTGGAPTRWTYDGDAAIATSWTPDGKLLYRTMQYTGIPKQAMVQLDVASGARSLVPLAGASEGSYDASGRTLYFARPGFHGNVTKRYTGGTARQIWKYTTGSAEAVQLTGNDYQGESHSPMWFNARVYFVTDRDGQMNLWSMKEDGSDRRQLTHHEGWDVRDPSLGGGHIVYQLKADLWDLDLASGQSKMIDIALASDLDQLRDNWVKDPMTFLSAAHLSPDGDRVVLTSRGRVFVAPVKGGRFVRATRKDSVRYRDAVFAADGKSLLAFSDESGELEWVRLPVNGVGNDEALTKKGRILRFRGYPSPDGKWLAWDDNNRDLWVMNVASGEMRKVSENRQGIGSMAWSPDGRWLAYQMSAPNSFQQLKLYSVESARSTALTTDRTNSFSPAWDPKGEFLYFLSDRNLRTLVSAPWGNRRPEPYFDKEVEIYQLALRPGLRSPFVADDELRKAAGATPPARGANPSPAATPGAAAPQTARSDSAPRPVVIALDGLPLRIRRVPLPSGNYDALFANGEALFVTSRGSGAEAKTDLVALKIGNDKPEGVVVVDDIRSAELSGNGRKLLVRKGNALHVVDARAAKVANIADARLDLAGWSFDIDVRDDFRQLFVDAWRLERDWFYDPNMHGVDYQGTLDKYAPLVQRITTRAELSDLIGWAVGELSALHTSVGGGAMRRGDDQVQVASLGARLFRDPAKGGYRIDYIYRNDPEYPAERSPLADPDLGVKAGDVITAVNGQRTLEARDIGELLRNQVGKQVLLTVATAGGSKEVVVEPIGNEQNLRYTDWEYTRRLTTEQKGENRIGYLHLRAMGEGDINQFYREFTPLVDKQGLILDMRQNRGGNIDSWVLEMLMRKPWMYWQDRVGEPYWNMQGAFRGHMVMLVDQETASDGEAVAEGFRRLGLGVVIGTRTWGGEIWLSGTNTLSDGGVARAPMSGVYGPEGKWLIEQEGVIPDMVVDNLPHATFNGEDAQLDAAIAYLKKKIAEDPRAVPKPPPYPNKARKIVP; encoded by the coding sequence ATGCGAACTTCCCTCATCGCCGCCTGGCTCGTCGGCGCCCTCCTCGTCCCCATCACCGCGTTCGCCCAGGCAGCGGCGGGGGGCGCCCGCGGCTTCTACCGATTCCCAGCCGTCAGCGGCAACACGGTCGTCTTCGCGGCAGAGGGTGACCTGTGGTCGGTGCCGCTCGGCGGAGGAGTGGCCCACCGCCTGACGAGCCACGCCGCCGAGGAGACCGATCCGACGATCTCGCCGGACGGGAAGACGCTGGCGTTCACCGCGCGCTACGAGGGACCGGCGGCGCTTTACACGATGCCGCTGACCGGGGGCGCGCCCACGCGCTGGACCTACGACGGCGACGCCGCGATCGCCACGTCATGGACGCCGGACGGCAAGCTCCTCTACCGCACCATGCAATACACGGGCATCCCCAAGCAGGCCATGGTCCAACTCGATGTTGCCAGCGGTGCGCGCTCGCTCGTCCCGCTCGCCGGCGCCTCCGAGGGGTCGTACGACGCCAGCGGGCGCACGCTCTACTTCGCCCGCCCCGGCTTCCATGGCAACGTGACCAAGCGCTACACCGGCGGCACGGCGCGCCAGATCTGGAAGTACACCACCGGCTCGGCGGAGGCGGTGCAGCTGACGGGCAACGACTATCAGGGGGAATCGCATTCCCCGATGTGGTTCAATGCTCGCGTCTACTTCGTGACCGACCGCGACGGCCAGATGAACCTCTGGTCGATGAAGGAGGACGGGAGCGACCGGCGACAGCTCACGCACCACGAGGGGTGGGACGTGCGCGACCCATCGCTCGGCGGCGGCCATATCGTCTACCAGCTCAAGGCCGACTTGTGGGACCTGGACTTGGCGAGCGGCCAGTCGAAGATGATCGACATCGCGCTCGCCTCGGACCTGGACCAGCTGCGCGACAACTGGGTGAAGGACCCCATGACGTTCCTCTCGGCGGCGCACCTTTCGCCCGACGGCGACCGCGTCGTGCTCACGTCGCGCGGGCGCGTCTTCGTGGCCCCGGTCAAGGGCGGGCGCTTCGTGCGCGCCACGCGCAAGGACAGCGTGCGCTATCGCGACGCCGTGTTTGCGGCTGACGGTAAGTCACTCCTCGCCTTCAGCGACGAGAGCGGGGAGCTGGAGTGGGTGCGACTCCCCGTGAATGGCGTCGGGAACGACGAAGCATTGACGAAGAAGGGGCGCATCCTGCGTTTCCGCGGCTATCCCTCACCCGACGGCAAGTGGCTCGCCTGGGACGACAACAACCGCGACCTCTGGGTGATGAACGTCGCCAGCGGAGAGATGCGAAAGGTCTCCGAGAACCGCCAGGGGATCGGCTCGATGGCCTGGTCGCCCGACGGGCGGTGGCTCGCCTACCAGATGTCGGCCCCAAACTCCTTCCAGCAACTCAAGCTGTACAGCGTGGAGAGCGCGCGCAGCACCGCGCTCACCACCGATCGCACCAACTCCTTCTCGCCGGCGTGGGACCCCAAGGGGGAGTTTCTGTACTTCCTCTCCGACCGCAACCTGCGGACCCTGGTCTCCGCGCCGTGGGGGAACCGCCGCCCCGAGCCGTACTTCGACAAGGAGGTCGAGATCTACCAGCTCGCGCTGCGCCCAGGGCTGCGCTCGCCCTTCGTGGCCGATGACGAGCTGCGCAAGGCGGCAGGCGCAACGCCGCCCGCCCGCGGCGCCAATCCTTCGCCCGCCGCGACGCCGGGGGCGGCGGCGCCACAAACCGCGCGCAGCGACAGCGCTCCCCGGCCGGTTGTTATCGCCCTCGACGGGCTCCCGCTGCGCATCCGCCGCGTTCCCCTCCCCTCAGGCAACTACGACGCACTCTTCGCCAACGGCGAAGCACTCTTCGTCACCTCACGCGGCTCCGGCGCCGAGGCGAAGACCGACCTCGTGGCCCTCAAGATCGGCAACGACAAGCCGGAAGGCGTGGTGGTGGTCGACGACATCCGGTCGGCGGAGCTGTCCGGCAACGGACGGAAGCTCCTCGTGCGCAAGGGAAACGCGCTGCACGTCGTCGATGCGCGCGCGGCGAAGGTGGCCAACATCGCCGACGCGCGACTCGACCTGGCGGGTTGGTCGTTCGACATTGACGTGCGCGACGACTTCCGCCAGCTCTTCGTCGATGCCTGGCGCCTCGAGCGCGACTGGTTCTACGACCCCAACATGCACGGCGTGGACTACCAGGGCACGCTCGACAAGTACGCCCCGCTCGTCCAGCGCATCACCACGCGCGCCGAGCTGAGTGACCTGATCGGATGGGCCGTTGGCGAGCTGTCGGCGCTGCACACCTCCGTTGGCGGCGGCGCCATGCGCCGCGGCGATGACCAGGTGCAAGTCGCCTCCCTCGGCGCGCGTCTCTTCCGCGACCCTGCCAAGGGTGGCTATCGCATCGACTACATCTACCGCAACGATCCCGAGTATCCCGCCGAGCGTTCACCGCTCGCCGACCCCGACCTGGGCGTCAAGGCGGGCGACGTCATCACCGCGGTGAACGGGCAGCGCACCCTCGAGGCACGCGACATCGGCGAACTGCTGCGCAACCAGGTGGGGAAGCAGGTCCTGTTGACGGTGGCGACCGCCGGCGGGAGCAAGGAGGTCGTCGTCGAGCCCATCGGCAACGAGCAGAACCTGCGCTACACCGACTGGGAGTACACGCGCCGCCTGACGACCGAACAAAAGGGAGAAAACCGCATCGGCTACCTGCACCTGCGCGCCATGGGCGAGGGCGACATCAACCAGTTCTACCGCGAGTTCACCCCGCTGGTGGACAAGCAGGGACTCATCCTCGACATGCGCCAGAACCGCGGCGGCAACATCGACTCGTGGGTGCTGGAGATGCTGATGCGCAAGCCATGGATGTACTGGCAGGATCGCGTGGGAGAGCCGTACTGGAACATGCAGGGGGCCTTTCGCGGGCACATGGTGATGCTTGTGGACCAGGAGACGGCCTCTGACGGCGAGGCGGTCGCCGAGGGTTTCCGTCGTTTGGGGTTGGGCGTGGTGATCGGGACGCGCACCTGGGGCGGGGAGATCTGGCTCAGCGGAACGAACACGCTGAGCGACGGCGGCGTGGCGCGCGCCCCGATGAGTGGCGTCTACGGCCCCGAGGGGAAGTGGCTCATCGAACAGGAAGGGGTGATCCCCGACATGGTCGTCGACAACCTCCCGCATGCCACGTTCAACGGCGAGGATGCGCAGCTCGACGCGGCCATCGCCTACCTGAAGAAGAAGATCGCCGAGGATCCGCGCGCGGTCCCCAAGCCGCCGCCCTACCCTAACAAGGCGAGGAAGATCGTGCCCTGA
- a CDS encoding alpha/beta fold hydrolase — protein MPTLIRRLVALLGALLCAIAVFVLASALGIGFWPLALAALAAFLASGWFLLRLAGGSGAEAGRWLVAGGVAYVVVAQLLVGRPPARTLAEVTAPPDTRYWSLGNGTRIAYQLVEPRADSQGATAPRPPVVVLHDGPGTPQLPFLLALGKRPYDFLASEGRAVYYYDQLGSGFSSRLDLAHDAPYTVARHVADLEAIRAQIGAPRLVLAGTGWGATLAVQYLLQHPDHVERLILESPAAIWAPAWPETINPAARARMSDVQASTMAALERPPLRLVLGRMMSDFSAPVAHRWIAEWEGDQWWTQRTEEAMRLGQPNLTCKSDPAESGLPAPAGLGFFANSYTLANALELPDPRPALRKLHMETLIIRGTCDYFNWDVSAEYLQVIKGAHYVAIPAAGHNIWLEQSLMFSEVVGAFLRGEKLPLEAYDPQSVSQAPASR, from the coding sequence ATGCCCACGCTCATTCGCCGCCTCGTTGCGCTGCTTGGTGCGCTGCTCTGCGCCATCGCCGTCTTTGTTCTCGCCTCGGCGTTAGGCATCGGCTTCTGGCCGCTCGCCCTCGCGGCGCTCGCGGCGTTCCTCGCGTCCGGCTGGTTCCTCCTCCGCCTGGCCGGCGGCAGCGGCGCCGAAGCCGGGCGCTGGCTGGTGGCCGGCGGGGTCGCGTACGTCGTCGTCGCCCAGCTCCTCGTCGGGCGCCCGCCGGCGCGCACCCTCGCCGAGGTCACCGCTCCCCCCGACACGCGGTATTGGTCGTTAGGCAACGGCACCCGCATCGCCTACCAGCTCGTCGAGCCGCGCGCCGACTCGCAGGGCGCCACCGCGCCACGTCCCCCCGTCGTCGTCCTGCACGACGGCCCCGGCACCCCCCAGCTCCCCTTCCTGCTCGCGCTCGGCAAGCGCCCCTACGATTTCCTGGCCTCAGAGGGGCGTGCCGTGTACTACTACGATCAGTTAGGGAGCGGCTTCTCGAGTCGTCTCGACCTCGCGCACGACGCCCCGTACACCGTGGCGCGACACGTCGCCGACCTCGAGGCCATTCGCGCTCAGATCGGCGCCCCGCGCCTCGTCCTCGCCGGCACCGGGTGGGGAGCCACGCTCGCCGTCCAGTACTTGCTCCAGCACCCCGACCACGTCGAGCGACTCATCCTGGAATCGCCCGCCGCGATCTGGGCCCCCGCATGGCCGGAGACGATCAACCCCGCCGCGCGCGCCAGGATGAGCGACGTGCAGGCTTCCACCATGGCGGCGCTCGAGCGCCCACCGCTACGCCTGGTGCTGGGGCGCATGATGTCCGACTTCAGCGCCCCGGTCGCGCACCGATGGATCGCCGAGTGGGAGGGCGACCAGTGGTGGACGCAACGCACCGAGGAGGCGATGCGCCTGGGGCAACCCAACCTCACCTGCAAGAGTGACCCCGCCGAGTCCGGGCTCCCCGCTCCCGCCGGTTTGGGCTTCTTTGCCAACAGCTACACCCTGGCCAACGCCCTCGAGCTCCCCGATCCGCGCCCCGCACTGCGCAAGCTCCACATGGAGACGCTCATCATCCGCGGAACGTGCGACTACTTCAACTGGGACGTCTCCGCCGAGTACCTGCAGGTGATCAAGGGGGCGCACTACGTGGCGATTCCCGCCGCCGGCCACAACATCTGGCTGGAGCAGTCGCTCATGTTCTCCGAGGTCGTGGGCGCCTTCCTGCGTGGGGAGAAGCTCCCGTTGGAGGCGTACGACCCGCAGAGCGTGAGCCAGGCGCCGGCGAGTCGTTAG
- a CDS encoding Ig-like domain-containing protein has product MLNWRRLPTIACITVCATGVGCAREAKEGGRSVQADSSLADSPGATIRAITVSPAGATIAAGDSVQLTASALDGAGADVDVPLLWASRNAAVARVTASGLVTGVAGGVATVSASAGTTHGDAAVTVTGGAPPDGTVLIAAGDIAQCDNPNDEATAAVVKRLAGTVIVLGDNAYESGSARDYANCYAQSWGAFKGRTMPAVGNHEYQTAAARGYFDYFGAAAGERGKGYYSYDVADWHIVVLNSNCSFVSCAAGSPQERWLRADLAASTRRCTLAYWHHPRFNSGNRHGNDGDVGAFWEALYQHGAEVVLNGHEHLYERFAPQAPSGAADSARGVREFVVGTGGRALYSIGAPQPNSEVRNNDTFGVLQLTLGVGTYRWAFIGAAGGTFADSGSANCH; this is encoded by the coding sequence ATGCTGAACTGGCGGCGATTGCCGACGATCGCCTGCATCACCGTGTGCGCCACCGGCGTGGGTTGCGCTCGAGAGGCGAAGGAGGGTGGCCGATCGGTCCAGGCGGATTCGTCGCTGGCGGACTCGCCGGGCGCGACGATTCGCGCCATCACCGTGTCGCCGGCGGGCGCAACCATCGCCGCCGGCGACTCCGTGCAGCTGACGGCGTCGGCGCTCGATGGCGCGGGAGCGGACGTCGACGTGCCCCTGCTGTGGGCGAGCCGCAACGCCGCCGTGGCCAGGGTGACGGCCAGCGGGTTGGTCACCGGCGTTGCTGGGGGAGTGGCGACCGTTTCCGCCTCCGCCGGCACCACGCACGGCGATGCCGCCGTCACGGTGACCGGGGGAGCGCCGCCGGACGGGACGGTCCTCATCGCCGCGGGCGACATCGCCCAGTGCGACAACCCAAACGATGAAGCGACGGCGGCGGTGGTGAAGCGACTGGCCGGGACAGTCATCGTCCTGGGCGACAACGCCTATGAGAGCGGGAGCGCGCGCGACTACGCCAACTGCTACGCCCAGTCGTGGGGGGCCTTCAAGGGGCGCACGATGCCGGCGGTCGGCAATCACGAGTACCAGACGGCCGCGGCGCGCGGCTACTTCGACTACTTCGGCGCCGCCGCCGGTGAGCGCGGCAAGGGCTACTATTCGTATGACGTCGCCGACTGGCACATCGTCGTCCTCAACAGCAATTGCTCGTTTGTCTCCTGCGCCGCGGGATCGCCGCAGGAGCGTTGGCTGCGCGCCGACCTCGCGGCGAGCACCAGGCGCTGCACCCTCGCCTACTGGCACCATCCGCGCTTCAACTCCGGGAATCGGCACGGCAACGACGGCGACGTGGGGGCCTTCTGGGAGGCGCTCTATCAACACGGCGCAGAGGTGGTGCTGAACGGGCACGAGCACCTGTACGAACGCTTCGCCCCGCAGGCGCCCTCCGGCGCGGCCGACTCGGCCCGCGGGGTCCGCGAGTTCGTGGTGGGGACGGGGGGGCGCGCGCTCTACTCGATCGGCGCGCCGCAACCGAATTCGGAGGTGCGCAACAACGACACCTTCGGCGTCCTGCAACTGACGTTAGGCGTGGGGACGTACCGCTGGGCGTTCATCGGCGCGGCCGGAGGGACGTTTGCCGACAGCGGGAGCGCGAACTGTCACTAG
- a CDS encoding serine hydrolase translates to MRIRSLPTLFLTALAPAIAPAQDTRALTRYVDSVANAAVSEHRTPGVSIAIVRNGRTILAKGYGYADLENDVPATPETVYRIGSVTKQFTSAAIMRLVEQGKLTLDDTLQKFVPNVPSQGNRVTVRHLLNHTSGIKSYTNLGPKWQRVMRLDLAPDSLVALFAGEPGDFKPGDAYMYNNSGYFLLGMIIEKVSGKTYGQYLQDEFFTPLGLKGTSYCDQAPIIKRRAQGYVPKPPGGFANAAPLSMTQPYAAGSLCSTVNDLAAWTIALSSGKVVSAESFRRMTTPDTLNNGKPMTYGFGLGTGTLGGHRQISHNGGINGFISELHYYPDDSVITVVLTNVEGLVAPQLERVVARTTLGIKDLPTVAIDAAALGRLTGEYTLGRGKVRVSVENGRLTMQNGPQPAFALKHVGNGRFVMADNDDIQFDFAAGTPAPSFTRTQGGNAATATRVP, encoded by the coding sequence ATGCGCATCCGTTCACTCCCCACGCTCTTCCTCACGGCGCTCGCTCCCGCGATAGCTCCCGCGCAGGACACGCGCGCCCTCACCCGCTATGTCGACTCCGTCGCCAACGCCGCCGTCAGCGAGCATCGCACGCCCGGCGTCTCGATCGCGATCGTCAGAAACGGGCGGACGATTCTCGCCAAGGGATACGGCTATGCGGACCTCGAGAATGACGTCCCCGCCACGCCAGAGACGGTCTACCGCATCGGCTCCGTCACCAAGCAGTTCACCTCCGCCGCCATCATGCGGCTCGTGGAGCAGGGGAAACTCACGCTCGATGACACGCTGCAGAAGTTCGTCCCCAACGTTCCGTCGCAGGGGAACCGCGTCACGGTACGTCACCTGCTCAACCACACGTCGGGAATCAAGAGCTACACCAATCTTGGGCCCAAGTGGCAGCGCGTGATGCGCCTCGACCTGGCTCCCGACTCGCTGGTGGCGCTCTTTGCCGGCGAACCGGGCGACTTCAAGCCGGGCGATGCGTACATGTACAACAACTCGGGCTACTTCCTGCTCGGCATGATCATCGAGAAGGTGAGCGGGAAGACGTATGGGCAGTACCTGCAGGACGAGTTCTTCACCCCGTTAGGGCTAAAGGGGACGAGCTACTGCGACCAGGCGCCCATCATCAAGCGGCGTGCCCAGGGCTACGTGCCCAAGCCTCCCGGTGGCTTCGCCAACGCGGCGCCGCTGAGCATGACGCAGCCGTATGCCGCGGGTTCGCTCTGCTCCACGGTGAACGACCTGGCGGCGTGGACCATCGCGCTCTCCAGCGGCAAGGTGGTGAGCGCCGAGTCGTTCCGGCGCATGACGACCCCCGACACGCTCAACAACGGAAAGCCGATGACCTATGGCTTCGGGCTCGGGACGGGGACGCTTGGCGGGCACCGGCAGATATCACACAACGGGGGAATCAACGGCTTCATCTCCGAGCTGCACTACTATCCCGATGACTCGGTGATCACCGTGGTGCTGACCAACGTGGAAGGGCTGGTGGCGCCGCAACTGGAGCGTGTGGTGGCGCGAACCACGCTGGGGATCAAGGACCTCCCGACGGTTGCCATCGATGCCGCGGCGCTGGGGCGCCTCACGGGAGAGTACACACTGGGGCGCGGCAAGGTGCGCGTCTCGGTGGAGAACGGGCGCCTGACGATGCAGAATGGACCGCAGCCGGCATTCGCGCTCAAGCACGTCGGCAACGGGCGATTTGTCATGGCGGACAACGACGACATCCAGTTCGACTTCGCGGCCGGCACGCCGGCGCCGAGCTTCACCCGCACGCAGGGTGGGAACGCGGCGACGGCGACGCGGGTGCCGTGA
- a CDS encoding serine/threonine protein kinase, with the protein MNQTSIDTEFPGLAAALAGDYSIVRELGRGGMGVVFLAQDVRLERAVALKVLPTALAGDPAVRERFVREARTAAQLSHPNIVPVYSADEAGGWAYFAMAFVDGESLGERAKSLGPLPPAEAVRLLRDAAWALAYAHARGVVHRDVKPDNLLLERGTERLVVTDFGIAHAPDASRLTMTGHVMGSVHFMSPEQGAGDGLDGRSDLYSLGTVGYLLLSGRLPFEHQQAAAILVQRATREAPPLRSVAPNIPPSLADVIDRCLARDPAMRPPTGEALADMLLRTVQEVASADETSQPHAKLSEQEANVVWRRAAQLQAEAAARLESKTRERAALGTAGQAGQSSHVAAGDEPTGFNLTAVQAAAEEAGISRQFVQIAVAELQADRGAGRGLVARGAEASRMVRAFLGRHPRAITVSRTFNYSPKRVLAAMGAALQHPPAGLKLRETIGGHALHGGVLVFDIPAIAEYSMDGSGIAYGNYLWTWTRYQLWVKTLRAQLAAVPGDSSRCEVTLTIEPPEGHSSSVWESIGFGAGGGVVGGVTGLILAKKAILVALLGLPAAVPLLAGGFALGAIGNRLLYQWALRVAREELGKALGEIDRQFTRELTFGDPFGEPALPSAAHNRLPGGR; encoded by the coding sequence ATGAACCAGACATCGATCGACACGGAGTTCCCCGGGCTGGCCGCCGCGCTGGCCGGCGACTACAGCATCGTGCGCGAACTCGGGCGCGGTGGGATGGGAGTCGTATTCCTCGCCCAGGACGTCCGGCTCGAGCGCGCGGTGGCGCTCAAGGTCCTCCCGACGGCGCTCGCCGGCGACCCGGCGGTGCGTGAACGCTTCGTGCGCGAGGCGCGGACGGCGGCACAGCTCTCCCATCCCAACATCGTCCCGGTCTACTCCGCCGACGAGGCTGGCGGGTGGGCCTACTTCGCGATGGCGTTCGTCGACGGCGAGTCGCTCGGCGAGCGGGCAAAGTCGTTAGGCCCGCTGCCGCCGGCGGAGGCGGTGCGACTGCTGCGCGACGCGGCGTGGGCGCTGGCCTACGCGCACGCGCGCGGCGTGGTGCATCGCGACGTGAAGCCCGACAACCTCCTGCTCGAACGCGGGACGGAGCGCCTGGTGGTGACCGACTTCGGCATCGCCCACGCGCCGGACGCCTCGCGCCTGACGATGACTGGGCACGTGATGGGATCGGTGCACTTCATGAGTCCGGAGCAGGGGGCGGGCGACGGGCTCGACGGGCGCAGCGACCTGTACTCGCTGGGGACGGTGGGCTACCTCCTGCTCAGCGGGCGGCTTCCGTTCGAGCATCAGCAGGCGGCGGCGATCCTGGTGCAGCGCGCCACGCGCGAGGCGCCGCCGCTGCGTTCGGTGGCGCCCAACATCCCGCCGTCGCTGGCCGATGTCATCGACCGCTGCCTGGCGCGCGACCCGGCGATGCGCCCCCCCACGGGCGAGGCGCTGGCCGACATGCTGCTGCGCACGGTGCAGGAAGTGGCGAGCGCCGACGAGACGTCGCAGCCGCACGCGAAGCTGAGCGAGCAGGAGGCGAACGTGGTCTGGCGCCGAGCCGCCCAGCTGCAAGCAGAGGCGGCGGCGCGGTTGGAGTCGAAGACGCGCGAGCGGGCGGCACTGGGGACCGCGGGGCAGGCGGGGCAGTCGTCGCACGTTGCGGCTGGCGATGAGCCGACCGGCTTCAATCTCACGGCGGTGCAGGCGGCGGCGGAGGAAGCCGGGATCTCTCGGCAGTTTGTCCAGATCGCCGTGGCCGAGCTGCAGGCCGATCGCGGCGCGGGGCGCGGGCTCGTGGCCCGCGGCGCCGAGGCGTCGCGCATGGTCCGCGCGTTCCTCGGACGGCACCCGCGGGCAATCACCGTGTCGCGCACCTTCAACTACTCGCCCAAGCGCGTGCTCGCGGCGATGGGGGCCGCGCTGCAGCATCCGCCGGCCGGACTCAAGCTGCGGGAAACCATCGGCGGCCACGCGCTGCACGGCGGGGTGCTGGTCTTCGACATCCCGGCCATCGCGGAGTACTCGATGGACGGCTCGGGGATAGCCTACGGCAATTACCTGTGGACGTGGACGCGCTACCAATTGTGGGTCAAGACGCTGCGCGCGCAGCTCGCCGCCGTTCCCGGCGATTCGTCGCGTTGCGAGGTGACGCTCACCATCGAACCGCCGGAGGGGCACTCCTCGTCGGTGTGGGAGAGCATCGGCTTTGGTGCTGGCGGTGGCGTCGTGGGTGGCGTGACGGGCCTGATCCTCGCCAAGAAGGCGATCCTGGTCGCGCTGCTCGGACTGCCCGCCGCGGTCCCGCTCCTCGCAGGAGGATTCGCGCTCGGCGCCATCGGCAACCGCTTGCTGTACCAGTGGGCGCTGCGCGTGGCGCGTGAGGAGCTTGGGAAGGCGCTGGGAGAGATCGACCGGCAGTTCACGCGCGAACTGACGTTCGGCGACCCGTTCGGTGAACCGGCGCTTCCGTCAGCTGCACACAACCGGTTGCCCGGCGGTCGTTAG